The Sphingobacteriales bacterium nucleotide sequence TTTTCTTCCAATCGTCCACTAGATTTGCTAAACCAAAAGTTTGTAGTAATATTTGGGTTAATAAATGCATCGAAAACTTCTACAATTGGCTTTCTAATCATCATTTGCGTTTCAATAATTATATTTTGTTCTTCCATTTTGTAGATTATATTGCTTATCAAAAGTAAAATTATACGTTTAATAAAACAAAAGAAAAAGAAATTACATGCATTTCAATTATTATAACTTGAATATTTTGTAATTTTATACTATGAATAAATCATTTTTAAATAAATATGGTAGTTGGGCAATAATTACTGGAGCATCAAGTGGTATTGGTGTTGAGTTTGCCAAGCAAATTGCAGCATTAGGTTTAAATACGGTATTGGTGGCGCGTAGAAAGGCAAGATTGGAAGCATTAGCAAAAGAATTAGAATCACAATACAAAATAAAGACACTTTGCGTAGAATGCGATGTCGCAGAAGATGGATTTCAAAACATCATATTAGATGCAACGAAAGATTTAGAAGTTGGTTTAATGGTCAATAATGCTGGCATCAATTGTGAAGGACAATTTTTTAGAGGCGATTTGAATAGAAATATGCAAATGATACAAGTAAATATGAAGGCACCTTTTGTATTGGCTTACGAATATGGCAAAAAGTTTGTTGAGCAAAAAAGAGGTGGAATTATTTTCACATCATCTATCAGTGCTTTTAATGCGCATCCATATCTTTCGCATTATGCTGCTACAAAAGCATACATACTTTCCTTAGCAGAAAGCATGAACTACGAATTTAAAGACAAAAATGTAGATGTGATTGCGCTTTGTCCTGGAATGACTAAATCTGAAATGACAAAAGGCATGAAAGACAGCATGTTGCTGATGGAAGCGAAACCAGTAGTAGAAAGTGCCTTGCAAGAACTCGGAAAATCTGCAGTTATCATTCCAGGCATAGTCAATAAAGTACAATCGTTTATCAATAGTAGAATGTTGGGTAGAATTTCTGCAAGAAATTTTTCTGCCAAAGTTTTAGAAAATGTATTGCCTGGCGTAAAGCAAAAAAAATCAAAAAAATAAATGAGAAAGAAAATAGTTGCTGGCAACTGGAAAATGAATCTTGGAAAAGATGATGCCATTAAATTGGTACAGCAAATTACTAATCAATATGATGAATTAAGTTTGTCTGAAACAAAACAAATGATACTTGCACCAAGTTTTGTGCTTTTAGATATCATAAATGAAGCAATTAAAGGATATTCATTTATCAATATTGCTGCACAAAATTGTAGTGAACATAATGTTGGTGCATACACTGGAGAAGTTGCTGCATCTATGTTAGAAAGTATCGGAATTAATTATTGTATCATTGGTCACTCAGAAAGAAGACAATATTATTATGAAGACAATGATATTCTAATAAAAAAAGTACAACAAGCATTACAATATAATATAAAGCCAATTTTTTGTTGTGGCGAGCCAATTGAGATTAGAACAGCTGAAACATATTTTGAATACATTGAACAACAAATCAAAGCAGTAATTTTTCAATTGAGTGATATAGATTTTAAAAATATTATAATTGCCTACGAACCAATTTGGGCAATTGGAACTGGAAGAACAGCATCTGCTGCACAAGCACAAGAAGTGCATAGATTTATAAGAGATTTAATAGCACAGCAATATAATAAGGAAACTGCAAACCAAACAACCATACTTTATGGTGGAAGTGTGAATGCGCAAAATGCCGCAGATTTATTTTCGTGTGATGATATTGATGGTGCTTTAGTTGGTGGCGCATCATTAAAAAGCAATGAGTTTATTGAAATTACAAAAGCATTAAAATAAATAGTATCTGAAATACAAAAAAATAACATTTTTTGTCATCATAGTGTCTTAGCTTTTCTTAAATTTATAGCACAAGATGAGTAATTACGAGCAATTAATTTTAAAGCTAGATACTTTTATCAAAAAGTATTACCTCAATCAAATTATTAGAGGTTTGCTTATTGCATTCTCATCTATATTGGCCTGTTATTTGGTTGTCAGTCTATTAGAATACAATCTATATTTCTCAACTTCTATTAGAAAAATCATATTAGTATCTTTTCTTGGCTTAACTGCATTTTTTATAGTTAAGTATATTGCAATTCCATTGTTTCAATATCTAAGAATTGGACAATCAATTACACACGAAGATGCTGCAACTATTATTGGCAAACACTTTAGCAATGTAAAAGACAAGCTATTAAATATCTTACAACTCAACCAACAAAGTCAAAATACTTACAACAAAGATTTGATAGAAGCGAGCATCAACCAAAAAATTGATGGGATAAAATTGGTGCCATTTACAAATGCAATCAATATTGCTGAGAATAAAAAATACCTAAAATATCTATTGCCAATTTTGCTTTCAATAGTATCTATTTTGCTTATTGCACCACATATTTTTAAAGAAAGTAACCAAAGACTTATTGCGCCAAATACCACTTTTGCCAAAAAAGCACCATTTGATTTTGTATTAATAAATAAAAGTCTGAAAGCTATTCAGTATGAAAACATAGACATACAATTAAAAATAAATGGGAAAACATTACCTAAAGATGTATTCATTATTTATAATAATGAGAAAATAAAAATGGAGAAAGATGATAATGATAAGTTTCATTATACATTCAACAATATTCAAAATGATATGCGTTTTAATTTTGAAGCCGCGTCTTTTAC carries:
- a CDS encoding SDR family NAD(P)-dependent oxidoreductase, producing the protein MNKSFLNKYGSWAIITGASSGIGVEFAKQIAALGLNTVLVARRKARLEALAKELESQYKIKTLCVECDVAEDGFQNIILDATKDLEVGLMVNNAGINCEGQFFRGDLNRNMQMIQVNMKAPFVLAYEYGKKFVEQKRGGIIFTSSISAFNAHPYLSHYAATKAYILSLAESMNYEFKDKNVDVIALCPGMTKSEMTKGMKDSMLLMEAKPVVESALQELGKSAVIIPGIVNKVQSFINSRMLGRISARNFSAKVLENVLPGVKQKKSKK
- a CDS encoding triose-phosphate isomerase, whose product is MRKKIVAGNWKMNLGKDDAIKLVQQITNQYDELSLSETKQMILAPSFVLLDIINEAIKGYSFINIAAQNCSEHNVGAYTGEVAASMLESIGINYCIIGHSERRQYYYEDNDILIKKVQQALQYNIKPIFCCGEPIEIRTAETYFEYIEQQIKAVIFQLSDIDFKNIIIAYEPIWAIGTGRTASAAQAQEVHRFIRDLIAQQYNKETANQTTILYGGSVNAQNAADLFSCDDIDGALVGGASLKSNEFIEITKALK